ACAGTgtcaaaaagattaaaatacGTCTCTTACCGGTAGAAGAAGGGCTAGAGGTACACGAAAAGCGACTTTATTAGAGATGTTCCTCACACCGCACGGCCGAGGGAGGCGTCACCGGTTGGAGGGCGAGCTGAAGGAGACTGCACCGCAACGAAGTCCAGACCTATCACATCTCCGGCGGAGGACCAGGGACGTTCAAGGCTGTGCCTGAGTAGAAAGACTTTTACGTCACACAGTGCATGACTAGACGTCAGGATGAGCAATAAGATATCAGTGTAAAATAACAATGACATTTTAGTCTGATTGAAATAGCTTCCACCACCGTTTTActcttaaataaataatttgttactatgacaacatGAGTAACAAATCTGTAAActatatagtttttttttctcttttttttgtctttattcatAAACAGAAGTTTTTTGTTTCACAACCCTCTGTCCCTCTTTTTTTGAGTGAATTGAACTCAATGCTTAACTCtcttataaataataaaaaagcgACAGGTTCTGAGAATATGACAGAATTTGATGAAACCCCCTGAAGTCAGGTCAATTGCTCTTTACTAATGTCTGACCttgagatttttatttattcaattaattgattattattattattattattattattattattattattattattattattattattattattattattatcatcatttatttttctacttaTTTAGAATATTTATATATCTCTCATtgcacatacacatttacaatctAATACTTGATAATGTAGTTaatgtctttgttcttttttctttttacacagcCAAAGAGTACTGACATGTGTACCAAACATACCTCATTTCTTAGCAGAAATAGATTCCTTACTCACCACTGTTAAATTTCTTAAAAATAAGAAGTCCCACTGCCATCAGACTGTGAGAACAGGAGAACTGTGACAACAGGATAAAACAGCTGTGAAGGCCCAATAAATAGGAATATACAATAAGTAGAAATATAGCTGGCCTTTGTAGATAACACTGCTGcatatttcattcatattttgtaTTCACTACCTCACCTTtataacatataaatatataactacaGCTACACCTACCAGAACAATTACTTCTGCACATAGCCTAAgtattgtaatgtttataatgtatatagattgaattccatttacttgacttcttattttgtttgcatttataaCTTCTGGTTTTTAtctgtttccttgttttctaCATTGCTGTACCATGTGAATTTCCCCACTGGGGTTCAGTAAAGTCTTATCTTAAGTCCATGCTGGGCTCatatggtttatttttctccatGAATGACTAATGTTGTATTATGACATATCTGATTTTTGCCTCATACgtatgtgctttttttgtttgtttgttttcccacTTTTCATCCTCTTGCTGCTTTTATTAAGTTTTACAAATCTATtgcctgtttgttttatttttgtttgtatgcttgttttgatatttatatCTGACTCTTTTGTTTCTGTGACTCTTGTTTCATGCAATGTTGAACCTTTTGTCTACCTGTATGTTTGTACTGTTCTGTTCCTATGttgcaacaagaaaaaaaagaccttgCCAGGTAAATCAATTTGGATCAACTGTAACTGATGTGTGCACAACTGTAgcgctgcaactaatgattattttcattgttgattaatctgtcgattgttttcttgattaattgattagttgtttggtccaaaaaatgtcacaaaaatggtgaaaaatgtcgatcactgtttcccaaagcccaacaatccaaagatatgcagtttaccatcacagaacactgaagaaaccagaaaatattcatatttgagaagctggaatcagataatttagacagaaacaattaattgttgattgattatcaaaatagttgtcgattaatttaatagttggcagttaatcgattaatcaactcatcgttgcagctctacacaattgtaaataaataagtatGAAAGCCCATGCCTGATTTTAGGGAATGCTGCAGCCCCTCATTATCCCAGTTGCCTGCATCCATGAGGAAATTCTGGTGTGATCTGCAGTTGTAGTTCTGCGGCCTACTGTATACTGTTCTGCAAAGGGACAGTAAAATATTTCTTCTGAGTCAAGAGGAGGGTCCAAAGAAAGAAGTTTCAGCCCCCCTTCCCCACACAAATAATTTTCATATAGTCCCTTACCTAGCCTGAAGTTTTGGTCTTGTGCTTAgcagtacagtatatgtcaCTTCCCCTTCAGCCAACCAAAtgtctttatcttttatttctttatccATCTGATCAGTAATATTTACTGCTAagattctttgttttttgtcatcagAGACTGATAACTTTCCTGAATGACTTTTGATTGTTGTAACTAGTGTTCACAATACTCACTGACACCTTAATAACTGTAGTTAGGCTGTGAATTCCTGTAACAAGACCAAACAGAGCCTGCTATTTCAGCTAACAATATTCGTCCTTCCTATGACTAGATATTCATATTAACTTTGTTTTACATATTAAGTTATACTTGTCTCcacaatatattaaataaaaacattgttatcATCTGAAATAACCATCACAATGGTAAgatatcacatacagtatattaacaaTGAAAGTTGACCCCTGTGACTCACCTGTGAATCCAATGAGGACGAGAAGAAAGTGCAACAATTTTCTATTTACGCAAGTTAACTGTCACAATCTTTCTTCCTCCTGCTGTAGGGAAGTTGCTTTACACTGgttagaaaatatttaaatatctaTGCAGCTAGAGTGTACTTTCAGAATATAGTTTGAACAATAGACTAGATGCAAGGTGCAGTGgattctaaataaataaataaaagatcaGCGCTTCTGGTGTATGGACAgaaatgtgttcatttattaaaacatgGCAGTAGCAACAAAATGTTTGCCCTGTTAGTTCTATTCTTTATCAATATTCATTATGCTCTGATAATAcccagaaacacttgaaaatattGAATACTTGCTGGTGTCTGTCATCAAACTTTATATCTTTTTCAACCTTTGGATAAGTTCTATGTTGATAGTAGAAACACAGAATAGTGATGCACCTTATCTGAATTGTGGAAATCTGTTTACAAATCACTGGAAACTGTATGTTCATTGGTCCCAGTGGGTAATCTTGTATTTTAAGTGCAGTAAGCCTATAGAATTAAGTCAAAATccttgtacagtaaaaaaatatgattgaCATACTTTGAATTTTTGGATAGTCTCCCTGCCCAGGATACTAAGATCACCAAGAAATACTGAATTTAAACACTTAATTATGTATGTAAGATTATGTGTTATATACCACCCCGTTTGTACTTAACATATCTATGGTTATAGTGCCTTGTGTTCATGAAGAAGGTGGAATAAGATCACGATTTCTGAAACAGACCCTCAGTTTAATGGTTGAGAGAGAAGGAATGATCCTCAAtcgaaaaaatgtgtttcattaaCCACATATCATGTTGAAGGTGTCACAGTCACAGGTTGCCATGTGTTTTGATTGGTTAATTTTCCAACCTCAAAACAGCAGTGGAAAATTAGTCAAGTTCACCGGGGCTCAGACAGGCCTGCATTCTTTTCTTGTTAATTGGCAACTGAAGGCATAGTGATAATTAAATCCCCTaacaaatcattttatcacTATCTGTGCAgtgacagagagatgagaatgAAAATCTTTACAGTACTGCAAGTTTCAACTGTTTTCTTGCTTAGTTTTATCTTGATGGTGGTCATAGAACTACTCTGTACACTGCAAGTTTCTTCTTTCAGCAATATTCAGTTACATTGTATAGTAATTTATTCTCTAATCACACAGTATGACTGAATGCACATTAAAGTATGAAGACAGATGCATGTTGTCAATGGTGTAGTTAATAATTCTTTGAAATGTGTTGCAGCAATGCAGAAGAGGACAAAATGTGCTACAGCTCAAGTTACTGCACAACATTGCAACACTTTACAAAAAGAGTCCAGTAATAGTGAGATGGacaaacatatataaacatttacatcTTTTGGCAGCGCTGAGGCAATGTGGTCTAGGTAACATCCTTATCTTCTGCTTCAACCTGTTTTGAAACAGAAGCGGATATGACAATAAGGAAGGAACAGCAAAAATGAAACTTGTTCAAgtctactaaaaaaaaaaaagtaacttgtTCAATGACAAGGCATAATCTTCAGACATAATGAGATCGCCAACAAAACGACTGAATTACAGGATGAGAGAAACAATATGAGGCTAGAAGCAGGTCTCTAAATATTTACCTTTCAAACATGTTGTTGCTTCTGGGTAACCACAGCAGTGTATATCACATTCACATCACTCTCAGCACATGGCCTCTGGGTAAAGAAGGGGAGATAGATatgaaaagtttttgttttatacagttGCACTGGGTGAAGTTGTACTTGTATTATGTAAGACAAATTATAGTTTTAATGTGTTATGGTTACCTGGACTGAGGCTTTTCTCATGTTATCAACATTACCATATATTGCATCCGGTACAGCCTGCATTGAAAGAGCAAATGTCATTCACAGAAATAAGAAATACTTTAATTTTAAGGCAAACATATCATAATCAAGGAATTACCATAAACATTAAATAGAGCtatcacaaattaaaaatgacaaatattgatagttccagcttctcaaatgtgaagatgttcatatatgacagttaattgcatatactacaactactactactactactactaataataataataatgataataataataatcatcatcattttcctccattttttaacatttcattggctaagcaattaatcaagaaaagaatcagcagattatttgataatgaaaataactgttagttgcagccccattaaaatttattttaatattgcaTATTAGgatgtattttatgttatagGATAGATAGATATCCATCTGCAATTGCACAGTATAGTCCTGTAGACTGTACAGGGGCAATATATCCTCTGAAAATGTTCTGAACATTGAAGTTGGAGTTACCTGGCCAGAcctttttctcttgtgtttaaCATTGACAGTACTGTAAGTTACTTCCTCTTCAGCCTGTGTTGAAGGAGCAAACCAAATGTTATCAGTCTGAAGCCGTTCATTTTCACCTCTTTGATTTTGTTTCTCACAGTTTACATTAGATTCTATCATTACcatgcttttttaaataatcaagTAAACCATTTTCACAATTGTACAATTATACAGTTTAGTCCTGCCACCTATTCTGTACTGCGAAGAGACATATTCactgaaaatgttgaaactGAATCTTAATTCAGTTATACAATTATCTTGGCATCACTGAAGCACATGATCAGGAAAGCACTTTTACCTTTATACTGTGGATCCTTACAGTCTTCTCTATGAAAAATTATATTGGGAAATTAATCAGCATATCTTACCATTGTTGTAGCTGATGAGTCTTCTTTGGTCTGTTCTAAAAGTTAAACAATGAAAAGTCCTGTAACTGACACTCAATGTGCAAtgcacaatatacagtataatacacaACAATCTAActttaaagtgaaaatattgaAGAATAACAAGTCTTTTGGCATGAATTGGATTAAAATTCAGGTTGGGCTTACTGTgctttttcaataaaaaacagatgaacAAGGCCACCATAACAATGAAGATCAACAAACTCAGAGTGATGATGAGGCTCGTTGCAACACTGCAGCATAAAGTTTGAGTATTTCTGGTTGTGGCTGTGGCTGTGGCTGTGGCTGTGACTATGGCTGTGGCCTTGGCTATAATTCAAAATAAGACAATGTTGTAGAGTAATATGACAACAATAAATCCAccaaaacatttacaaatggTGTAATACTTACTAGTGGTAGATTTTTCATTAACAGTCAGATGCACTGGCATCTGAAAGTCTCCTTTAACACATAAATACCAGCCACTGCTCTCTATCCTCAGTCCACTCATAGTCACACGGTCATTGCAGATTCCTGTGACAATGGTCACGTTTGTTCCATCTATTGATCCAAGCTGATTTGACACACAGGACCTGTCCAGCTTGCACCACTTAATTACTCCAGTGATACAGTTAGAACAATTGATGGTTTTTTCGTCTCCATAAAATCCCATAATCTTCTGATGAGTCACAGAGAGACTGGGTGTACCTTAACggaaaatgaataatattcAATAGAAAATTGTGGGTATCCTAATAATTGATACATGCTGGTAATGTTTCAAATGTATGTGTTTTGCATATAATAACATCTAACAGATAAATAATTCATTCTGTCTTAACATTTATTGTCATTACGTTTGACTTACAAAgtaaatgtgagaaaataataattttagcAAAAATTCTTCAGTGTTTTTCCTCTAAATCGTTAAAATTTCACAAAGTATTTCAAATGTGCTTAAAGATGCTTTAAGGGATCTTACCACTGGTGACTGACAACTGAAAATACTCTCCAACATCTGCTCCTCCATCGATCTCAACAAAGCACCAATAATCAGTGTCTTCAGTTGTCAGATCTTTTATAGTCACGGTGAAGATTCCTTGGTTTGGGTCATCAGAGATTGAAAACCTTTTTGAACTACTGTCTTGGTTTGTTTTAACTGCATAAGAGCAGTAGCGCCTGTAATATCCTTTACACAAGTATTTCACATGGTTCTTGTACTTCAAACTATAAAGACATGGGATAGAGATTGAGCTTCCAAGCTTCACTGACACTTTTTTGACTGTAGTCAGGCTGTGAATTCCTGCAACAAAAATAAGAACAGCATTTCAGCACACATAGTTTCTACCAATATTCTTCTTTCATATTGATTTACTTACTAGATATTTCTATTAACTGTTGTGTGAGATATTAAATTAGAGTTGTCTCCACagttaatgaaataaaacattggTATGTAATTACAAGGGATTATATTATCGCTGTCATTATcatcatttgacatttaaaaattgCCCCTGTGACTGACCTGTGAGTccagtgaggatgaggagaaagtGGAGAGGAGCAGCCATGTCAGAAAGCAGAACTGAACATGAGCTGAGGCACAGAGACTGATTTTCTACCTCCTGAGCTTCCTAAATATGCAATTGCAGCTGTTACAATCTTTCCTCCTCCTAAGTCAGACAGTCACGTTTCATAAGTTGGCTTATTTACATCATGAGCGAACTTGTGAAATGCAACTGTCTGACTTCCGCATGTTGCCACAAGGTGGTTTGGGTATGTAATTACAAGTGAGCATTGTACCTGCTAAGTAATCTGCCCATCCATTTTCTGGCAAGCTGATTGTTGTCCTAGTGTTTTCTTATAAATCCAACATTCTGCACAATATCTGCTAGCCAGGGAACACTGGAGATCATTTATGAAAATTATTAGATAATCAGGTACATGGAAGATTTTGTTAAAACTGTTGGGGGGTTGAGGGATAATGATGCTTTAAGTTTCTCCCTCAATCTAGATCTTGTTCAATGGAAAGATGTCAACTCAGTGGTTGGGTAAAAGCCACTTCTGATCTGATCTGCTTTTGGTGCATATTTAAaggcacaatatgtaatttctgctgctaggggtctctcaatcaaaacaataacaaaagacggagtgtgatgacagtgtgaagtagcgtgggatcatgtgagttgttgtcttcattgttaaacaaccagcttctctgaaataggattacttcagtgttcatatcaggatgtttttaccaggagtcgaattatccgcagaggtctcctcctctccaaaacaaacagagccAGTGATTAAAAtgggtaaaaacactgaataaagcggTTTCACGTAACAAATCAGTGTGTCTTTGACGCTGTTCGGTAGACACAGGACGTCCGGTAGAGGCTGCAAGCCGAGCTGCtgttaacatttgctcagcttgtttctctgataacttaagatccagatgtccagtgactaaaatccttcatccggttaaaagatacagttaaaaacaaccaagatctaaaaagtttatcataaaaatgtggcttaaaactgagtaaaagtcaatttatgattGGCAGGCAACCATAATGCCGACgttttatcttgtatgtgtacactctttggtagacgccattgtgaCAGACAACCACGATGCTGCTGATgaattatcttgtatgtgtgtacactTCGATAGaggccattgtagcggacaaccACAGAGCTGACGCCTGCATCTTGTATGTATATTCTCTTTGGTAGATGGGGtatgatgccattgacaggcgaccaaatgaaacagactgttaccttgattaaaattactgatttctctgggtttgaaaattgttggaaacatttgggataatgtaagtacacaactcaacaaaatatataacataggtctagttgttcttagacattttaatgcagaatagttacatattatagctttaaagtCTTGCTCTTGCTGCTGTCAACAAGTCAAAGTGACAATGACAAATTCCCCACATCACATCTTTAATTTTAGAGTCTTAAAACAGCACTACTCAACTCTGCACCTGTGCTCAAGCTTAAGGTGGTGCTGCTCTGCTTGCGGCCCAGCCTCACATGGtgctgcattttgtttgttttagagtTGTTTTATTGTGGGGGGGTTTTTCTACGtttaatgtataatatattattattattattattattataaacatcTGAAGTCCAAATGTCAATGTACATTCAAGTTATCCTCCTGGTAATGATTATTTTGGGACTGTTGCCGAACAGCTACAGCGTCGCTAGCGCTTCATGTTGGGTTCACTCTCATTCCAGGACCTAACCATAGTTGTAAGGCTGCACCCTGAGCATGTGAAGCAGTTGCGGTAAAAAGGCAGGCGAGGAAGAATAAAACAGTACCTACTTTAAATTTTTAAAGCTTTTGCTAAGACGACATGGGGGCAGACCTCCAATGCCTCATTCCAAAGCAAAGAGAGGAACAATGCCAGG
This genomic interval from Thunnus thynnus chromosome 14, fThuThy2.1, whole genome shotgun sequence contains the following:
- the LOC137197112 gene encoding polymeric immunoglobulin receptor-like isoform X1, whose protein sequence is MAAPLHFLLILTGLTGIHSLTTVKKVSVKLGSSISIPCLYSLKYKNHVKYLCKGYYRRYCSYAVKTNQDSSSKRFSISDDPNQGIFTVTIKDLTTEDTDYWCFVEIDGGADVGEYFQLSVTSGTPSLSVTHQKIMGFYGDEKTINCSNCITGVIKWCKLDRSCVSNQLGSIDGTNVTIVTGICNDRVTMSGLRIESSGWYLCVKGDFQMPVHLTVNEKSTTTKATAIVTATATATATTRNTQTLCCSVATSLIITLSLLIFIVMVALFICFLLKKHKQTKEDSSATTMAEEEVTYSTVNVKHKRKRSGQAVPDAIYGNVDNMRKASVQRPCAESDVNVIYTAVVTQKQQHV
- the LOC137197112 gene encoding polymeric immunoglobulin receptor-like isoform X2, producing MAAPLHFLLILTGLTGIHSLTTVKKVSVKLGSSISIPCLYSLKYKNHVKYLCKGYYRRYCSYAVKTNQDSSSKRFSISDDPNQGIFTVTIKDLTTEDTDYWCFVEIDGGADVGEYFQLSVTSGTPSLSVTHQKIMGFYGDEKTINCSNCITGVIKWCKLDRSCVSNQLGSIDGTNVTIVTGICNDRVTMSGLRIESSGWYLCVKGDFQMPVHLTVNEKSTTTIVTATATATATTRNTQTLCCSVATSLIITLSLLIFIVMVALFICFLLKKHKQTKEDSSATTMAEEEVTYSTVNVKHKRKRSGQAVPDAIYGNVDNMRKASVQRPCAESDVNVIYTAVVTQKQQHV